In a single window of the Bacteroides acidifaciens genome:
- a CDS encoding family 20 glycosylhydrolase, producing the protein MRHTLIPLKVVFLLTIFFLTGNLSHAAVNPKPFVIPELKQWTGKDGSFIPGTDAKIVCTSSDSELLRVAHMFADDYRQMFGQTLSVTEGKAKAGDFILSLSTDKKLGQEGYAIKIADRVTLSAPTPTGLYWSTRTLLQIAEQTADHQLPQGTIRDYPDYPIRGFMIDCGRKFIPMPYLQDLVKIMAYYKMNTLQVHLNDNGFKQYFEHNWDKTYAAFRLESDTYPGLTARDGSYSKKEFIDFQKQAAANFIEIIPEIDIPAHSLAFAHYKPEIGSKEYGMDHLDLFKPETYEFVDALLKEYLEGDNPVFVGKRVHIGTDEYSNAKKDVVEKFRAFTDHYIRLVESFGKQAVIWGALTHAKGDTPVKSKDVIMNAWYNGYADPATMIKDGYQLISIPDGMVYLVPIAGYYYDYLNESFLYNKWTPAHIGKAVFEEKHPAILGGMFAVWNDHVGNGISVKDIHHRVFPALQTLAVKMWTGKETSLPYEAYNEKRAAISEAPGVNQMGKIGKSPALVYERPTIVPGSTSDYPEIGYDYTVSFDITGAQEKSGTELFRSPNAVFYLTDPIRGMMGFARDGYLNTFPYKVNPGEKASIQIEGDSRSTTLRVNGKVIEEMNMQKLYFNAGKDSMNYIRTLVFPLEKAGDFNSRIENLKVYNYRVSKR; encoded by the coding sequence ATGAGACACACACTGATTCCACTAAAAGTGGTATTCTTATTGACTATCTTTTTTTTAACAGGGAATTTATCCCACGCTGCCGTTAATCCGAAACCGTTCGTTATCCCCGAATTGAAACAATGGACGGGAAAGGATGGTAGCTTCATCCCCGGAACGGATGCGAAAATCGTCTGCACTTCCTCTGATTCCGAACTATTGAGAGTAGCCCATATGTTTGCAGATGACTACCGACAAATGTTCGGACAAACATTGAGCGTAACGGAAGGCAAAGCTAAAGCCGGAGATTTCATTCTTTCCCTTTCGACCGACAAGAAATTAGGACAAGAAGGCTACGCCATCAAAATAGCCGACCGTGTGACGCTCTCCGCCCCCACTCCTACCGGGCTTTACTGGAGCACACGCACCCTTCTGCAAATAGCGGAACAAACCGCCGACCACCAACTTCCCCAAGGAACCATCCGCGATTATCCCGACTATCCTATCCGTGGATTCATGATAGACTGTGGTCGGAAATTTATCCCGATGCCTTATCTGCAGGACTTGGTGAAAATCATGGCTTATTATAAGATGAACACCTTGCAAGTCCATCTGAACGATAACGGGTTCAAGCAATATTTCGAGCACAACTGGGATAAGACATATGCCGCTTTCCGCCTGGAGTCGGACACTTATCCGGGACTGACTGCCCGTGACGGTTCTTATTCAAAAAAAGAATTTATTGATTTCCAAAAACAAGCAGCAGCCAACTTTATAGAAATCATACCAGAGATTGATATCCCCGCACATTCACTGGCATTCGCCCACTACAAACCGGAAATCGGCAGCAAAGAATACGGTATGGACCACCTTGACCTGTTCAAACCGGAAACTTACGAATTCGTAGACGCGCTGCTCAAGGAATATCTGGAAGGAGACAATCCCGTGTTTGTAGGTAAACGCGTACATATCGGCACCGACGAATACTCAAATGCAAAGAAAGACGTAGTAGAAAAATTCCGGGCTTTCACCGACCATTATATCCGCCTGGTAGAAAGCTTCGGCAAACAGGCTGTAATATGGGGCGCCCTCACCCATGCCAAAGGCGACACTCCCGTCAAGTCAAAAGATGTCATTATGAACGCCTGGTATAATGGATATGCCGACCCGGCAACCATGATAAAAGACGGTTATCAGCTTATCAGCATACCCGACGGAATGGTTTACCTAGTTCCCATAGCCGGATATTACTATGATTACCTCAACGAATCATTCTTATATAATAAATGGACACCGGCACATATCGGCAAAGCTGTATTTGAAGAAAAGCATCCTGCCATTCTTGGTGGCATGTTTGCCGTCTGGAACGACCATGTAGGTAATGGAATTTCCGTGAAAGATATTCATCACCGTGTATTCCCTGCCCTACAAACCCTTGCCGTGAAAATGTGGACAGGCAAAGAAACCAGCCTGCCTTACGAAGCATACAATGAAAAGCGTGCCGCTATCAGCGAAGCGCCCGGAGTAAACCAGATGGGAAAAATCGGCAAAAGCCCCGCATTAGTCTACGAACGCCCAACAATTGTCCCCGGCAGCACTTCCGATTATCCCGAAATCGGTTACGACTATACAGTCAGTTTCGACATTACCGGAGCACAGGAGAAAAGCGGAACTGAACTATTCCGTTCGCCCAATGCCGTATTCTATCTGACAGACCCGATTCGCGGCATGATGGGTTTTGCACGCGACGGTTATTTGAACACTTTCCCATATAAGGTAAATCCGGGAGAGAAAGCCTCAATCCAAATCGAAGGTGACAGCCGCAGCACTACACTTAGAGTAAACGGAAAAGTTATCGAAGAAATGAATATGCAGAAACTTTACTTCAATGCCGGAAAAGACTCGATGAACTATATCCGTACATTAGTTTTCCCGCTGGAAAAAGCCGGAGATTTCAATAGCCGGATAGAAAATCTGAAAGTGTACAATTATCGTGTAAGCAAACGATAA
- the purB gene encoding adenylosuccinate lyase has product MELDVLTAISPIDGRYRGKTKALAAYFSEFALIKYRVQVEVEYFITLCELPLPQLKGVDSSVFETLRNIYRNFSEADAQRIKDIESVTNHDVKAVEYFLKEEFDKMGGMDDYKEFIHFGLTSQDINNTSVPLSVKEALEQVYYPLIEELIAQLKTYATDWANIPMLAKTHGQPASPTRLGKEVMVFVYRLERQLAMLKACPITAKFGGATGNYNAHHVAYPQYDWKQFGNRFVAEKLGLEREEYTTQISNYDNLSAVFDAMKRINTIMVDMNRDFWQYISMEYFKQKIKAGEVGSSAMPHKVNPIDFENAEGNLGIATSILEHLAVKLPVSRLQRDLTDSTVLRNVGVPFGHIVIAIQSSLKGLRKLLLNEPAIYRDLDNCWSVVAEAIQTILRREAYPHPYEALKALTRTNQAITESSIKEFIEGLNVSEDIKKELRAITPHTYTGL; this is encoded by the coding sequence ATGGAACTTGATGTATTAACGGCCATATCTCCGATTGATGGTCGATATAGAGGCAAAACTAAAGCTTTGGCAGCTTATTTCTCTGAATTTGCACTGATAAAATACCGTGTACAGGTAGAGGTGGAATACTTTATCACCTTGTGCGAACTTCCCTTGCCGCAACTAAAAGGAGTCGATAGCAGCGTGTTTGAAACTTTACGGAACATCTACCGTAACTTCTCTGAAGCAGACGCACAGCGCATTAAAGATATCGAGAGTGTGACTAACCACGACGTGAAGGCCGTAGAATACTTCCTGAAAGAAGAATTTGACAAGATGGGCGGAATGGATGACTATAAGGAATTCATCCACTTCGGACTGACTTCCCAGGATATTAACAATACGTCTGTTCCTCTTTCTGTCAAGGAAGCATTAGAACAAGTCTACTATCCGCTGATTGAAGAACTGATTGCACAGTTGAAAACGTATGCGACAGACTGGGCTAATATCCCGATGCTTGCCAAAACTCACGGTCAGCCGGCTTCTCCTACCCGTTTGGGCAAAGAAGTGATGGTATTCGTTTACCGCCTGGAACGCCAGTTGGCAATGTTGAAAGCCTGCCCGATTACCGCCAAGTTCGGTGGTGCTACCGGAAATTATAATGCACATCATGTAGCATATCCCCAGTATGACTGGAAACAATTCGGTAACCGCTTTGTAGCGGAAAAACTGGGACTGGAGCGCGAGGAATATACTACGCAGATTTCGAACTATGATAACCTCTCTGCTGTTTTTGATGCAATGAAGCGTATCAATACCATTATGGTAGATATGAACCGTGACTTTTGGCAGTACATCTCTATGGAGTACTTCAAGCAGAAAATCAAAGCCGGAGAAGTGGGCTCAAGCGCCATGCCGCACAAAGTGAACCCGATTGACTTTGAAAATGCGGAAGGTAACCTGGGTATCGCAACCTCTATTCTGGAGCATCTGGCTGTGAAACTTCCGGTTTCCCGTTTGCAGCGTGACTTGACCGACTCTACCGTTCTGCGTAACGTAGGCGTGCCTTTCGGTCATATCGTGATTGCTATCCAGAGTTCTTTGAAGGGACTGCGCAAGCTGTTGCTGAACGAACCGGCCATTTACCGTGATTTGGATAATTGTTGGAGCGTGGTAGCTGAGGCTATTCAGACCATCCTGCGCCGTGAGGCTTATCCGCATCCGTATGAAGCTTTGAAGGCTTTGACCCGGACTAATCAGGCGATTACAGAAAGTTCTATTAAGGAATTTATCGAGGGGCTGAATGTAAGCGAAGATATTAAAAAAGAGTTAAGAGCGATTACTCCGCATACTTATACGGGGCTTTAA
- the trpS gene encoding tryptophan--tRNA ligase has translation MGKEKIILTGDRPTGRLHIGHYVGSLKRRVDLQDAGDYSKMFIFIADSQALTDNIDNPEKVRQNVIEVALDYLACGIDPSKATIFIQSQIPELCELSFYYMDLVSVSRLQRNPTVKSEIQMRNFEASIPVGFFTYPISQAADITAFRATTVPVGEDQEPMLEQAREIVRRFNYIYGETLVEPEILLPDNAACLRLPGTDGKAKMSKSLGNCIYLSEEPEEIQKKIMSMYTDPGHLRVQDPGKIEGNTVFTYLDAFCRPEHFERYLPDYPNLAELKAHYQRGGLGDVKVKRFLNSIMQETLEPIRNRRKEFSKDIPAIYEMLQQGCEVARATAAETLADVKKAMKINYFDDKELIEEQVKRFSQE, from the coding sequence ATGGGAAAAGAGAAAATCATACTTACTGGTGACCGTCCTACCGGAAGACTCCATATCGGACACTATGTAGGTTCATTGAAACGCAGAGTTGACTTGCAGGATGCAGGTGATTATAGTAAGATGTTTATCTTCATTGCCGATTCACAGGCATTGACAGACAATATAGACAACCCGGAGAAGGTACGCCAGAATGTAATTGAGGTTGCCCTTGACTATCTGGCATGCGGAATAGATCCTTCCAAAGCTACCATCTTCATCCAGTCGCAGATACCGGAACTATGCGAACTCAGTTTCTATTATATGGATCTTGTAAGCGTATCCCGCCTGCAACGCAACCCGACCGTGAAATCGGAAATCCAGATGCGCAACTTTGAAGCAAGTATCCCCGTAGGTTTCTTCACCTATCCTATCAGCCAGGCTGCGGACATCACAGCATTCCGTGCTACGACTGTCCCCGTCGGTGAAGACCAGGAACCGATGCTCGAACAGGCACGCGAAATCGTCCGCCGCTTCAACTATATATATGGTGAGACATTGGTGGAACCGGAAATCCTGTTGCCGGACAATGCAGCTTGCCTGCGTCTGCCGGGAACTGACGGTAAAGCAAAGATGAGCAAGTCACTCGGCAACTGTATCTACCTGTCTGAAGAACCGGAAGAAATCCAGAAGAAAATCATGAGTATGTACACCGACCCGGGACATCTCCGCGTACAGGATCCGGGAAAGATTGAAGGCAATACCGTATTTACATACCTCGACGCTTTCTGCCGCCCCGAGCATTTTGAACGTTACCTGCCGGATTATCCGAACTTGGCTGAATTGAAAGCACATTATCAACGTGGCGGATTGGGTGACGTGAAGGTTAAACGTTTCCTGAATTCCATTATGCAAGAAACTTTGGAGCCGATTCGCAATCGCCGCAAAGAGTTCAGCAAGGATATTCCTGCTATCTACGAGATGCTTCAGCAAGGCTGCGAAGTGGCAAGAGCTACGGCTGCCGAGACTTTGGCTGATGTGAAGAAGGCGATGAAGATTAATTATTTCGATGATAAGGAATTAATCGAAGAGCAGGTGAAACGTTTCTCTCAAGAGTAA
- the yaaA gene encoding peroxide stress protein YaaA, producing the protein MLVLLSCAKTMSETSKVKTPLNTIPRFQKEASEVALQMSQFSVDELERLLRVNAKMAVENYKRYQVFHAEDTPQLPALLAYTGIVFKRLNAKDFSKKEFEYAQEHLRLTSFCYGLLRPLDVIRPYRLEGDVVLLELGNQTVFSYWRSRLTDTFIEDIKNAGGILCNLASDEMKSLFDWKRVEKEVRVITPEFHVWRNGKWASIVIYIKMSRGEMTRFILKNKIENPEELKSFSWEGFEFNESLSDEKKFVFTNGKEV; encoded by the coding sequence ATGTTAGTACTTCTATCCTGTGCCAAGACTATGAGCGAGACTTCAAAGGTGAAAACTCCTTTGAATACAATCCCGCGTTTTCAAAAAGAAGCGTCCGAAGTTGCTTTGCAGATGTCGCAGTTTTCTGTGGACGAATTGGAACGTCTGCTGCGTGTGAATGCTAAGATGGCTGTTGAGAATTACAAGCGTTATCAAGTGTTTCATGCGGAAGACACGCCACAACTGCCTGCTTTGCTGGCTTATACCGGCATTGTGTTCAAACGCCTGAATGCAAAGGATTTCTCTAAAAAGGAATTTGAATATGCGCAAGAGCATTTGCGTCTGACTTCCTTCTGTTATGGGCTGTTGAGGCCATTGGATGTCATTCGTCCCTATCGGTTGGAGGGGGATGTCGTATTGCTGGAACTGGGAAATCAGACTGTGTTCTCTTATTGGCGGTCGCGCCTGACGGATACCTTCATAGAAGATATAAAGAATGCAGGCGGAATACTTTGCAATTTAGCCAGTGATGAGATGAAAAGTCTGTTTGACTGGAAGCGGGTAGAGAAAGAGGTGCGTGTCATTACTCCCGAATTTCACGTGTGGAGAAATGGGAAATGGGCTTCGATAGTTATCTATATAAAGATGTCCCGTGGTGAAATGACGCGTTTCATCTTGAAAAATAAAATAGAAAATCCGGAAGAACTGAAAAGTTTCTCTTGGGAAGGATTCGAGTTTAACGAATCTCTTTCGGACGAGAAAAAGTTTGTGTTTACGAATGGTAAAGAGGTATAA
- the carB gene encoding carbamoyl-phosphate synthase (glutamine-hydrolyzing) large subunit, giving the protein MEKEIKKVLVLGSGALKIGQAGEFDYSGSQALKALKEEGISSVLVNPNIATIQTSEGIADKVYFLPVNTYFVEEIIKKEKPDGILLAFGGQTALNCGAELYTQGILDKYGVKVLGTSVEAIMYTEDRDLFVKKLDEIEMKTPVSQAVESMEDAIAAARKIGYPVMVRSAYALGGLGSGICANEEEFLKLAESSFAFSKQILVEESLKGWKEIEFEVIRDANDHCFTVASMENFDPLGIHTGESIVVAPTCSLDDKELKMLQDLSTKCIRHLGIVGECNIQYAFNSETDDYRVIEVNARLSRSSALASKATGYPLAFVAAKIALGYSLDQIGEMGTPNSAYLAPQLDYYICKIPRWDLTKFAGVSREIGSSMKSVGEIMSIGRSFEEIIQKGLRMIGQGMHGFVGNDELHFDDLDKELSRPTDLRVFSIAQALEEGYTIDRIHELTKIDPWFLGKLKNIVDYKAKLSTYNKVEDIPADVMRQAKVLGFSDFQIARFVLNPTGNMEKENLAVRAHRKSMGILPAVKRINTVASEHPELTNYLYMTYAVEGYDVNYYKNEKSVVVLGSGAYRIGSSVEFDWCSVNAVQTARKLGYKSIMINYNPETVSTDYDMCDRLYFDELSFERVLDVIDLEQPRGVIVSVGGQIPNNLAMKLYRQSVPVLGTSPISIDRAENRNKFSAMLDQLGIDQPAWMELTSLEEVKGFVEKVGYPVLVRPSYVLSGAAMNVCYDDEELENFLKMAAEVSKEYPVVVSQFLENTKEIEFDAVAQNGEVVEYAISEHVEFAGVHSGDATLVFPAQKIYFATARRIKKISRQIAKELNISGPFNIQFLARNNEVKVIECNLRASRSFPFVSKVLKRNFIETATRIMLDAPYSRPDKSAFDIDWIGVKASQFSFSRLHKADPVLGVDMSSTGEVGCIGDDFSEALLNAMIATGFKIPEKAVMFSSGAMKSKVDLLDASRMLFAKGYQIYATAGTAAFLNAHGVDTTPVYWPDEKSGAENNVMKMIADHKFDLIVNIPKNHSKRELTNGYRIRRGAIDHNIPLITNARLASAFIEAFCELKLNDIQIKSWQEYK; this is encoded by the coding sequence ATGGAAAAGGAAATCAAGAAAGTTCTCGTTTTGGGCTCTGGAGCACTCAAAATCGGACAAGCCGGAGAATTTGACTACTCAGGCTCACAAGCACTGAAAGCTTTGAAAGAAGAAGGTATCAGCTCAGTATTGGTAAACCCGAACATCGCAACCATTCAGACTTCTGAAGGGATTGCTGATAAAGTGTATTTCCTTCCCGTAAATACTTATTTTGTAGAAGAGATTATCAAGAAAGAAAAACCGGACGGTATCCTGCTGGCTTTCGGTGGACAGACTGCACTGAACTGTGGTGCTGAACTTTACACACAAGGTATTCTTGATAAATACGGAGTGAAGGTACTTGGTACATCGGTAGAAGCTATCATGTACACGGAAGACCGCGACCTGTTTGTGAAGAAACTGGACGAAATCGAAATGAAGACTCCTGTCAGCCAGGCTGTAGAAAGCATGGAAGACGCGATTGCCGCTGCCCGCAAGATTGGTTATCCTGTGATGGTACGCTCGGCTTACGCATTGGGCGGTCTTGGTAGCGGTATCTGCGCAAACGAGGAAGAATTCCTGAAACTGGCTGAAAGCTCTTTCGCATTCTCCAAACAAATCCTGGTAGAAGAGTCTCTGAAGGGTTGGAAAGAAATCGAATTTGAGGTAATCCGCGATGCTAACGACCACTGCTTCACAGTAGCCAGCATGGAAAACTTCGACCCGCTGGGTATTCACACTGGTGAGTCTATTGTTGTTGCTCCTACTTGCTCATTGGACGACAAGGAATTGAAGATGTTGCAGGATTTGTCTACGAAATGTATCCGTCACTTGGGTATCGTGGGTGAATGTAACATTCAGTACGCTTTCAACTCAGAAACGGATGATTACCGTGTGATTGAAGTGAACGCCCGTTTGAGCCGTTCTTCCGCTTTGGCTTCCAAGGCTACCGGTTATCCGTTGGCATTCGTTGCCGCTAAAATCGCTTTGGGTTACTCGCTCGACCAGATTGGTGAGATGGGTACTCCGAATTCGGCTTATCTTGCTCCGCAGTTGGATTATTATATCTGTAAGATTCCCCGTTGGGACTTGACGAAGTTTGCCGGTGTTTCTCGTGAAATCGGTTCAAGCATGAAGTCGGTAGGTGAAATCATGTCTATCGGCCGCTCTTTCGAAGAAATCATCCAGAAGGGCCTTCGTATGATTGGTCAGGGTATGCACGGGTTTGTTGGTAACGACGAGCTTCATTTCGATGACCTTGACAAGGAACTTTCACGTCCGACAGACTTGCGTGTGTTCTCTATCGCACAGGCTTTGGAAGAAGGATATACAATCGACCGTATTCATGAACTGACTAAGATTGACCCTTGGTTCCTTGGCAAACTGAAGAATATCGTTGATTATAAGGCGAAATTATCTACATATAATAAGGTGGAAGATATTCCGGCTGACGTAATGCGCCAAGCTAAAGTTTTAGGTTTCTCTGACTTCCAAATCGCTCGTTTCGTCCTGAATCCGACTGGAAATATGGAGAAAGAAAACCTTGCCGTACGTGCTCACCGTAAATCTATGGGTATCCTTCCGGCTGTGAAACGTATCAATACCGTTGCTTCCGAACATCCGGAACTGACTAACTACCTGTATATGACGTATGCGGTAGAAGGTTATGATGTGAACTATTATAAGAATGAAAAATCAGTAGTTGTACTGGGTTCGGGTGCTTACCGTATCGGTAGCTCCGTGGAATTTGACTGGTGTTCGGTGAACGCGGTTCAGACTGCACGCAAACTGGGTTATAAGTCTATCATGATTAACTACAACCCCGAAACGGTTTCTACTGACTACGATATGTGCGACCGTCTGTACTTCGACGAACTTTCGTTCGAACGTGTGCTTGACGTAATCGACCTTGAACAACCCCGCGGCGTCATTGTCTCTGTAGGCGGACAAATCCCGAACAACCTGGCTATGAAACTTTATCGCCAGTCGGTTCCTGTATTGGGCACTTCTCCGATTTCTATCGACCGTGCCGAAAACCGTAACAAGTTCTCTGCTATGCTCGACCAACTGGGCATCGACCAGCCGGCATGGATGGAACTTACCAGCCTTGAAGAAGTGAAAGGTTTTGTAGAGAAAGTAGGCTATCCGGTATTGGTTCGTCCTTCTTACGTTCTTTCGGGAGCTGCAATGAATGTCTGCTACGATGACGAAGAACTGGAAAACTTCTTGAAGATGGCTGCCGAAGTTTCTAAGGAATATCCGGTGGTTGTTTCTCAATTCCTCGAAAATACAAAAGAAATCGAGTTCGATGCTGTTGCTCAGAACGGTGAGGTGGTAGAATATGCTATCTCCGAACACGTAGAGTTTGCCGGTGTCCACTCCGGTGACGCTACGCTGGTGTTCCCGGCTCAGAAGATTTATTTTGCAACTGCACGCCGTATCAAGAAGATTAGTCGTCAAATTGCTAAAGAACTCAATATTTCCGGTCCGTTCAATATCCAGTTCCTGGCCCGTAATAACGAGGTGAAAGTTATCGAGTGTAACTTGCGTGCTTCACGTAGCTTCCCGTTTGTATCTAAGGTGCTGAAACGTAACTTTATCGAGACAGCTACCCGCATCATGCTCGACGCTCCGTATAGCCGCCCGGACAAGTCGGCATTCGACATCGACTGGATTGGTGTAAAGGCTTCTCAGTTCTCATTCTCGCGTCTGCACAAGGCTGACCCTGTATTGGGCGTAGATATGTCTTCTACCGGTGAAGTGGGATGTATCGGTGATGACTTCTCGGAAGCATTGCTGAACGCAATGATTGCTACAGGCTTCAAGATTCCTGAGAAAGCGGTTATGTTCTCTTCCGGTGCGATGAAATCGAAAGTTGATTTGCTGGATGCCAGCCGTATGCTGTTCGCCAAAGGTTATCAGATCTACGCTACTGCCGGAACTGCTGCTTTCCTGAACGCTCACGGTGTGGATACTACTCCGGTTTATTGGCCAGATGAAAAATCGGGTGCGGAAAACAATGTAATGAAGATGATTGCCGACCACAAGTTCGATTTGATTGTCAACATTCCGAAGAATCATAGCAAACGCGAATTGACAAACGGTTACCGTATCCGTCGTGGCGCAATCGACCATAACATTCCGTTGATTACAAATGCCCGCCTGGCAAGTGCCTTTATCGAAGCATTCTGTGAACTGAAACTGAATGATATTCAGATTAAGAGCTGGCAGGAGTATAAATAA
- a CDS encoding DUF2339 domain-containing protein, whose translation MGDLNSVYPLLGIVILIVLLCRFDGRFTKVEKELDVIKKQMDALLKGQAKMAAGDVESSEETPEKVVAEVLSKEKLVEEELVVQEPSTMVEAVVADKLQDAPESVQESVQEEIIESIPVMDTVREESAMSPEPIRVAPVTPKPPKKQINYEKFIGENLFGKIGILIFVIGVGFFVKYAIDKNWINETFRTVLGFLTGAALLIVAERLQKKYRTFSSLLAGGAFAVFYLTVAIAFHYYHIFSQTVAFIILIATTIFMSVLSVIYDRRELAIIALVGGFLAPFIVSSGEGSYQVLFTYVSILNLGMFGLSIYKKWSELPIISFVFTCLIMASFLLLSYSSRSTVISGHLLMFATLFYFIFLLPVFSILRGEKIQAMSRGLVFVIITNNFVYLLSGILFLKNIGLSFKASGLLSLFIALVNLGLVLWLWKNRKEYKFLVHTTLGLVLTFVSITVPIQLEGNYVTLLWASEMVLLLWLYVKSKIRVYEYAAKVLVGLTFVSYLMDVYSVMFEHQSLDTIFLNSSFATSLFVGLATGTFALLMEYYHSFFSTARRLKYSFWNPLMLILSVIILYYTFMMEFNLYFEGATRSGAMFLFTAVSISGICYAFRKRFPITKHLTSYTLAIGMNTLVYILNIWCDQWENMAFTPVMLRWLTVAFVIANIYYVARLYYTSIGIKSRFTVYLNVLATLLWLTMVRSFLWQVGVDDFSAGLSLSLSIAGFVQMGLGMRLHQKAMRMVSLAIFGIVLLKLVLDDLWAMPTIGKIIVFIILGLILLILSFLYQKLKDVLFKNDEEETN comes from the coding sequence ATGGGCGATTTGAATAGTGTATATCCGTTACTCGGTATAGTGATACTTATTGTTTTGCTATGCCGGTTTGATGGTCGGTTTACGAAGGTAGAGAAAGAGCTTGATGTAATAAAAAAGCAGATGGACGCTCTTCTGAAGGGGCAGGCGAAAATGGCTGCTGGTGATGTGGAATCAAGTGAGGAGACGCCTGAAAAAGTAGTAGCAGAAGTCCTGTCAAAAGAAAAATTGGTTGAAGAAGAGTTGGTTGTTCAAGAACCAAGTACAATGGTTGAGGCTGTGGTTGCTGATAAATTGCAAGACGCTCCGGAATCTGTTCAAGAATCTGTTCAGGAAGAAATTATTGAAAGTATCCCAGTTATGGATACCGTTCGGGAAGAGTCTGCAATGTCTCCGGAACCGATTCGTGTGGCACCGGTTACTCCGAAACCACCCAAAAAACAAATTAATTACGAGAAGTTTATCGGCGAAAACCTGTTTGGAAAGATTGGTATTCTCATATTTGTGATAGGGGTGGGCTTCTTTGTGAAGTACGCCATTGACAAGAACTGGATTAATGAGACTTTCCGTACCGTGCTTGGTTTCCTGACCGGGGCGGCATTGCTGATTGTTGCTGAGCGGTTGCAGAAGAAATATCGTACATTCAGTTCGTTGCTTGCTGGTGGGGCTTTCGCCGTGTTCTATCTCACGGTTGCTATCGCATTCCATTATTATCATATCTTCTCGCAGACTGTGGCGTTTATCATTCTGATAGCCACTACTATATTTATGTCTGTTCTTTCTGTGATATATGACAGGCGTGAGCTGGCTATTATTGCACTTGTAGGCGGATTTTTAGCACCTTTCATTGTGAGTAGCGGTGAAGGAAGTTATCAAGTTCTGTTTACTTATGTGAGTATATTGAATTTGGGTATGTTCGGGCTTTCCATCTACAAAAAGTGGAGCGAGCTTCCGATAATCTCTTTTGTCTTTACTTGTTTGATAATGGCTAGTTTCTTATTGTTGAGCTATTCTTCCCGCTCTACGGTCATTTCGGGACATTTGTTGATGTTTGCCACCCTGTTCTATTTTATCTTTTTGCTTCCTGTGTTTTCCATTCTTCGTGGAGAGAAGATACAGGCAATGAGCCGCGGACTGGTATTTGTCATCATCACTAATAATTTTGTCTATCTGCTTTCGGGAATTCTTTTCCTAAAGAACATAGGACTGTCTTTTAAGGCGAGCGGTCTGTTGAGCCTGTTTATCGCACTCGTTAATCTGGGGCTGGTGCTTTGGTTGTGGAAGAATAGGAAAGAATATAAATTCCTCGTGCATACCACATTGGGGCTTGTGCTGACATTTGTCTCCATCACTGTCCCGATTCAACTGGAAGGAAACTATGTTACCTTGCTTTGGGCATCGGAAATGGTATTGCTGTTGTGGCTTTATGTTAAGTCGAAAATCAGGGTATATGAGTATGCGGCTAAAGTCTTGGTAGGACTCACTTTCGTTTCTTACTTGATGGATGTGTATAGTGTGATGTTTGAACATCAATCCTTGGATACAATTTTTCTGAATAGTTCATTTGCCACCTCTTTGTTTGTGGGATTAGCTACAGGAACATTCGCTTTATTAATGGAATATTATCATTCATTCTTCTCTACGGCACGCCGGTTGAAATACAGTTTCTGGAATCCTTTGATGCTTATACTCTCCGTAATCATACTTTATTATACATTTATGATGGAATTCAATCTGTATTTTGAAGGGGCAACGAGAAGCGGAGCGATGTTCTTGTTTACCGCCGTATCCATTTCGGGCATTTGCTATGCTTTCAGAAAACGATTCCCGATAACAAAGCACCTCACTTCCTATACATTGGCTATCGGAATGAATACGCTTGTATATATTCTGAATATATGGTGTGACCAATGGGAGAATATGGCTTTCACTCCTGTCATGTTGCGATGGCTGACGGTCGCCTTCGTGATAGCAAACATATATTACGTGGCACGTCTGTACTATACATCAATCGGCATAAAATCGCGCTTCACCGTATATCTGAATGTTCTTGCCACGCTCCTTTGGCTGACAATGGTACGCTCTTTCCTTTGGCAAGTAGGTGTAGACGATTTCAGTGCCGGGCTATCACTTTCATTAAGTATTGCCGGATTCGTCCAGATGGGGTTAGGGATGCGCCTGCATCAGAAAGCGATGCGTATGGTAAGCCTTGCGATTTTCGGAATAGTCCTGCTCAAACTCGTATTAGACGATTTATGGGCAATGCCGACTATTGGCAAGATTATCGTATTTATCATTCTGGGATTGATATTGCTGATTCTTTCGTTCCTTTATCAGAAACTAAAGGATGTGTTGTTCAAGAATGACGAGGAAGAAACAAACTAA